In one window of Opitutus sp. GAS368 DNA:
- a CDS encoding TraR/DksA C4-type zinc finger protein: MSKSNPARSRRDRLRVNPQWAWHYRTLTALRDHLIQEQQSPQSADRFDRDFIRALLAREPDALGEIYAALDRILHGTYGVCEATGRRIAPARLRAAPWTRYRSD, from the coding sequence ATGTCAAAATCCAACCCTGCCCGCTCGCGCCGGGACCGGCTCCGCGTGAATCCGCAATGGGCCTGGCATTACCGAACCCTGACCGCGTTGCGCGACCACCTGATCCAGGAGCAACAGTCGCCGCAGTCCGCCGACCGGTTTGACCGCGACTTCATCCGCGCCTTGCTGGCCCGGGAGCCGGATGCGCTGGGCGAGATCTACGCCGCCCTCGACCGCATCCTGCACGGCACCTATGGCGTGTGCGAGGCGACCGGCCGGCGGATCGCGCCGGCGCGGCTGCGGGCGGCGCCTTGGACCCGGTATCGGTCGGACTGA
- a CDS encoding PAS domain S-box protein produces MPSKPPAAQKKDDLVSLQRRLAAIIESSDDAIIAKDLSGRVTDWNRSAERIFGYSAAEMIGQPVKILISPDREDEEEKILRRIRRGERVEPYETVRRHKDGRLIHVTLTVSPIKDARGRVVGASKIARDTTERKLAEQKLLTLIGELKDVRAALDEHSIVAITDAAGRITFVNDKFCAISQYSRAELIGQDHRIINSRHHPKAFFRDLWGTIGRGRVWHGEIKNRAKDGSYYWVETTIFPFLNAAGKPAQYVAIRTDITQRKADQALLLEISEKERHRIGEDLHDGLGQQLTAIEILCAGLKEDVAADPRLAKQAERIGRLLRESIGQVRSLARGLVPVQDDPDALWASLIELAERANVPGRLECRLDCPVMVPVEDNQVAGHLFRIAQEAVNNALKHSRAKQIVLTLTRGPGGLELGVTDNGRGFLPARGRGLGLQVMHHRASVIGAELTVDTKPGRGTTIRCRLPGIK; encoded by the coding sequence ATGCCGTCCAAGCCGCCTGCCGCCCAAAAAAAGGACGACCTGGTCTCCCTCCAGCGGCGGCTCGCGGCCATCATCGAGTCCTCGGACGACGCCATCATCGCCAAGGACCTCTCGGGCCGGGTTACCGATTGGAACCGCTCCGCCGAGCGGATCTTCGGCTACTCCGCGGCGGAAATGATCGGCCAGCCGGTGAAAATCCTCATCTCGCCCGACCGGGAGGACGAGGAGGAGAAAATTCTGCGGCGGATCCGCCGGGGCGAGCGCGTCGAACCCTACGAGACGGTGCGGCGGCACAAGGACGGCCGGCTCATCCATGTTACCCTGACGGTTTCGCCCATCAAGGACGCCCGGGGTCGCGTGGTGGGGGCTTCCAAGATCGCCCGCGACACCACGGAACGGAAACTGGCTGAGCAGAAGCTCCTGACCCTCATCGGCGAGTTGAAGGACGTCCGCGCGGCCTTGGATGAGCATTCGATCGTGGCCATCACCGACGCGGCGGGGCGGATTACCTTCGTCAACGACAAGTTCTGCGCGATCTCGCAATATTCGCGGGCAGAGTTGATCGGGCAGGACCACCGGATCATCAACTCGCGCCACCACCCCAAGGCGTTCTTCCGCGACCTCTGGGGCACGATCGGGCGGGGCCGCGTGTGGCACGGCGAGATCAAGAACCGCGCCAAGGACGGGTCCTATTACTGGGTGGAGACGACCATCTTTCCGTTCCTCAATGCCGCCGGGAAACCGGCGCAGTATGTGGCGATCCGCACTGACATCACGCAGCGCAAGGCCGACCAGGCCCTGTTGCTCGAGATCAGCGAGAAGGAGCGGCACCGCATCGGAGAGGACCTGCACGACGGCCTCGGCCAGCAGCTCACCGCGATCGAGATCCTGTGCGCCGGGTTGAAGGAGGATGTGGCTGCTGATCCCCGCCTGGCGAAGCAGGCGGAGCGCATCGGCCGCCTGTTGCGCGAGTCGATCGGCCAGGTGCGCTCGCTCGCGCGCGGGCTGGTGCCGGTCCAGGACGACCCCGACGCCCTCTGGGCGAGCCTCATCGAGCTGGCAGAGCGGGCCAATGTCCCGGGCCGGCTTGAATGCCGCCTGGATTGCCCGGTGATGGTGCCGGTCGAGGACAATCAGGTGGCGGGGCACCTCTTCCGCATCGCGCAGGAGGCGGTAAACAACGCCCTGAAGCACAGCCGGGCGAAGCAGATTGTCCTGACCCTGACCCGCGGTCCGGGCGGGCTGGAGCTGGGCGTGACGGACAACGGCCGGGGATTCCTGCCCGCCCGGGGCCGGGGCCTGGGCTTGCAGGTGATGCACCACCGGGCCAGCGTGATCGGAGCCGAACTGACGGTGGACACGAAGCCCGGCCGGGGCACGACCATCCGCTGCCGGTTGCCCGGGATAAAATGA
- a CDS encoding nickel-dependent hydrogenase large subunit: MSTSTRIVVDPVTRIEGHLRIEAEIKDGRIIDAWSAGTMVRGLEIILKGRDPRDAWAFCERVCGVCTTVHALASVRAVEDAIDVKVPPNAELIRNIMFCTQYMQDHVVHFYHLHALDWVDVVSALKADPVATSVLAQGVSKWPKSSPGYFKDIQTRLTKFVESGQLGIFANGYWGHPAFKLPPEANLMAVAHYLEALEWQKEIVKVHTIFGGKNPHPNYLVGGMPCSININEANAINAERLAMVGDLLKQGQQFIEQVYVPDVLAVAPFYLDWAGIGGGLENYLCYGDLPTNGFNDVSSYKFPRGAILGRDLSTIHAVDPRDDTGIQEFIDHSWYEYDNAAAGLHPWKGETKLKYSGPKPPYANLDVDAKYSWLKTPRWKGHAMEVGPLARMLVGYAAGTPEIKDAVTETLAALQAPATVLFSTLGRTAARAIESRLAARWGLEFYDQLLANIKAGDTRTFTRDKWEPATWPTTCKGVGTSEAPRGALAHWIVINDRKIANYQLVVPSTWNASPRDAKGQRSAYEAALIGTPVHDPQQPLEIIRTIHSFDPCLACAVHLYEDRKEIARHELVVN; the protein is encoded by the coding sequence ATGAGCACGAGCACCCGCATTGTCGTCGACCCTGTCACCCGCATCGAAGGCCACCTCCGCATCGAGGCCGAAATCAAGGATGGCAGGATCATCGACGCCTGGAGCGCCGGCACCATGGTGCGCGGCCTGGAAATCATCCTCAAGGGCCGTGACCCGCGCGACGCCTGGGCGTTCTGCGAGCGCGTCTGCGGCGTGTGCACCACCGTGCACGCGCTCGCGTCCGTGCGCGCCGTCGAGGACGCCATTGACGTCAAGGTCCCGCCCAACGCCGAGCTGATCCGCAACATCATGTTCTGCACGCAATACATGCAGGACCACGTCGTGCATTTCTACCACCTGCACGCCCTCGACTGGGTGGACGTCGTCAGCGCCCTCAAGGCCGACCCGGTCGCCACCTCTGTGCTCGCGCAGGGCGTGTCGAAGTGGCCGAAGAGTTCGCCGGGCTACTTCAAGGACATCCAGACGCGCCTGACGAAGTTCGTCGAGAGCGGCCAGCTTGGCATCTTTGCCAACGGCTACTGGGGCCATCCCGCCTTCAAGCTTCCGCCCGAGGCCAACCTCATGGCCGTCGCCCACTACCTCGAGGCCCTCGAGTGGCAGAAGGAGATCGTCAAGGTCCACACCATCTTCGGCGGGAAAAACCCGCATCCCAATTACCTGGTCGGCGGCATGCCGTGCTCGATCAACATCAACGAGGCCAACGCCATCAACGCGGAGCGCCTTGCCATGGTCGGGGATCTGCTCAAGCAGGGCCAGCAATTCATCGAGCAGGTCTACGTCCCTGATGTCCTGGCCGTCGCGCCCTTCTACCTCGACTGGGCCGGCATCGGCGGCGGGTTGGAGAATTATCTCTGCTACGGCGACCTGCCGACCAACGGCTTCAACGACGTCAGCAGCTACAAGTTCCCGCGCGGCGCCATCCTCGGCCGCGACCTGTCCACCATCCACGCCGTCGACCCGCGCGACGACACCGGCATCCAGGAATTCATCGACCACTCGTGGTATGAATACGACAACGCCGCCGCCGGCCTCCACCCGTGGAAGGGCGAGACCAAGCTGAAATATTCCGGCCCCAAGCCGCCCTACGCCAACCTCGACGTCGACGCCAAATACAGCTGGCTCAAGACGCCGCGCTGGAAAGGGCACGCCATGGAGGTCGGCCCGCTCGCGCGGATGCTCGTCGGCTACGCCGCCGGCACCCCCGAGATCAAGGACGCCGTGACCGAGACCCTCGCGGCTCTCCAAGCCCCCGCCACCGTGCTTTTCTCCACGCTCGGCCGCACCGCGGCCCGCGCGATCGAGTCACGCCTCGCGGCGCGCTGGGGTCTGGAGTTTTACGACCAGCTGCTCGCCAACATCAAGGCGGGTGACACCCGCACCTTCACGCGTGACAAGTGGGAGCCGGCCACCTGGCCGACGACCTGCAAGGGCGTCGGCACCAGCGAGGCGCCGCGCGGCGCGCTGGCGCACTGGATCGTCATCAACGACAGGAAAATCGCCAACTACCAGCTGGTCGTCCCGAGCACCTGGAACGCCTCGCCCCGCGACGCCAAGGGCCAGCGCTCGGCCTACGAGGCCGCGCTCATCGGCACCCCGGTGCACGATCCGCAGCAGCCCCTCGAGATCATCCGCACCATCCACTCGTTCGACCCCTGCCTCGCCTGCGCCGTCCACCTTTACGAGGACAGGAAGGAAATCGCGCGGCACGAGCTGGTGGTCAACTGA
- a CDS encoding hydrogenase maturation protease, protein MPALIDSTLVGEANAAAPQGAAGDRVLVLGVGNLLMGDEGVGIHVLRRLERERPIAGVRLLDGGTGGVNLLTEFDGADDIIMIDATRDGRRAGTITFLQPEFVGDLPRGLGAHDFGLKDLFAAAALLGRLPRIHLYTIAVAEVKPMCTELSAAVAAVVPAVVRAVHTHAARLAAARA, encoded by the coding sequence ATGCCCGCCCTGATCGATTCCACCCTGGTTGGCGAGGCCAACGCCGCCGCCCCGCAGGGCGCCGCGGGCGACCGCGTGCTGGTGCTTGGCGTCGGCAACCTGCTCATGGGCGACGAAGGCGTGGGCATTCACGTCCTGCGCCGGCTCGAACGCGAGCGGCCCATCGCCGGCGTGCGCCTCCTCGACGGCGGCACCGGCGGGGTCAACCTGCTCACGGAGTTCGACGGCGCGGACGACATCATCATGATCGACGCCACCCGTGACGGCCGGCGGGCCGGCACCATCACCTTCCTTCAGCCTGAATTCGTCGGTGACCTTCCGCGTGGGTTGGGAGCCCATGACTTTGGGTTGAAGGATCTCTTTGCCGCGGCCGCCCTGCTGGGCCGGCTGCCCCGGATCCACCTCTACACCATCGCGGTGGCGGAGGTGAAGCCGATGTGCACCGAACTGTCCGCGGCCGTGGCGGCGGTGGTGCCGGCGGTGGTGCGGGCGGTCCATACCCACGCCGCCCGGCTGGCGGCCGCCCGAGCATGA
- a CDS encoding acetyl-CoA hydrolase/transferase C-terminal domain-containing protein has translation MTIHAADWKAHAVSAADATAFVRSGTNVFIHGACATPTPLIDALCARCDLENVRLYHLHTAGPAPFAGPGREKEFRSVSLFTGAALRQAVAEDRADFVPIFLSDIPALFLSGQVPLDVAVLQVSPPDAHGMCSLGTSCDAAMAAAGTARIIIAEINAQMPRTHGNNVLPLARIAAFTVTDRPLLEHPAAPETPVEARIGELVAGLIEDGSTLQMGIGGIPNAVLARLQGKHDLGIHTEMFSDRVVDLVESGAVTNRLKANGTGRIVTSFINGTRRLFDFVHDNPQVAFYPCDWTNDTAVIRRNPKVVAINSAIQIDLTGQVCADSIGHRIYSGIGGQMDFIRGAALSPGGKPIIALPATAAGGRVSRITFQLAAGAGVVTTRGHVHWVVTEYGAVNLHGRTLRERAADLISIAHPDFRAELQRDLRLLRPAA, from the coding sequence ATGACCATCCACGCCGCCGACTGGAAAGCCCACGCCGTCTCCGCCGCCGACGCCACTGCGTTCGTCCGCAGCGGCACGAACGTCTTCATCCACGGCGCCTGCGCCACGCCCACGCCGCTGATCGACGCGCTCTGCGCGCGGTGCGACCTGGAAAACGTGCGGCTCTACCACCTCCATACCGCCGGGCCGGCTCCTTTCGCCGGCCCGGGCCGCGAGAAGGAATTCCGCTCCGTGTCGCTCTTCACCGGCGCGGCCCTCCGCCAGGCCGTCGCCGAGGACCGGGCGGATTTCGTCCCCATCTTCCTGTCCGATATTCCCGCCTTGTTCCTGAGCGGCCAGGTGCCGCTCGACGTGGCCGTGCTCCAGGTGTCGCCGCCCGATGCCCACGGCATGTGTTCGCTCGGGACCTCGTGCGACGCGGCCATGGCTGCCGCCGGTACCGCGCGGATCATCATCGCCGAGATCAATGCGCAGATGCCGCGCACCCACGGGAACAACGTCCTGCCCCTCGCCCGCATCGCCGCCTTCACCGTCACCGACCGGCCGCTGCTCGAGCACCCGGCCGCACCGGAAACGCCGGTCGAAGCCCGCATCGGCGAGCTCGTCGCCGGGCTGATCGAGGATGGCTCGACCCTGCAGATGGGCATCGGCGGCATCCCCAACGCGGTGCTGGCCCGCCTGCAAGGCAAGCATGACCTCGGCATCCACACGGAGATGTTCTCCGACCGGGTGGTGGACCTCGTCGAGTCCGGCGCCGTCACCAACCGCCTCAAGGCCAACGGCACCGGCCGCATCGTCACCAGCTTCATCAACGGCACGCGACGGCTGTTCGACTTCGTCCACGACAACCCACAGGTGGCCTTCTACCCCTGTGACTGGACGAACGACACCGCCGTCATCCGCCGCAACCCGAAGGTGGTGGCCATCAACTCGGCCATCCAGATCGACCTGACCGGCCAGGTCTGCGCCGACTCGATCGGCCACCGCATCTATTCCGGGATCGGCGGGCAGATGGATTTCATCCGCGGCGCCGCGCTGTCCCCCGGCGGCAAGCCCATCATTGCGCTGCCCGCCACCGCCGCGGGTGGCCGTGTATCGCGCATCACCTTTCAGCTGGCGGCCGGCGCCGGGGTCGTGACCACCCGCGGACACGTGCACTGGGTGGTCACGGAATATGGCGCCGTGAACCTTCATGGCCGGACGCTGCGCGAGCGCGCGGCGGACCTGATCTCGATCGCGCACCCGGACTTCCGCGCCGAGCTCCAGCGCGACCTGCGCCTGCTGCGGCCGGCGGCGTGA
- a CDS encoding helix-turn-helix domain-containing protein, translated as MPVSLALRPPRPLVEQLRRSQIYRDYEKAFRETTGLPLALRGRGSFNLPHHGDPNENPFCALMAGTNHTCASCLQLQQRVEEATTVEPQTLQCAAGLSDSAVPVRVGEELVAFLQTGQVLLRKPTAAQLRKLTGLLARFGVEADLPQFAAAYGRSRVVPPKQYQSILQLLTIFAQHLGALSNQLAVQEEAREAPAIGRARAYITEHHAAEMSLTQVATAVNMSAFYFCKSFRKATGLTFTDYVARVRVEKVKELLLNPNKRVSEAAYEAGFQSLSQFNRVFRRVAGEPPSAYRGKLG; from the coding sequence ATGCCCGTTTCCCTCGCTCTCCGCCCGCCGCGCCCGCTGGTCGAGCAGCTCCGCCGGTCGCAGATCTATCGCGACTACGAGAAGGCGTTTCGCGAGACCACGGGCCTGCCGCTGGCGCTGCGCGGTCGCGGGAGTTTCAACCTGCCTCATCACGGCGACCCGAATGAAAATCCCTTCTGCGCCCTGATGGCGGGCACAAACCACACCTGCGCGTCCTGCCTGCAGCTGCAGCAGCGGGTCGAGGAGGCGACGACGGTCGAGCCGCAGACCCTGCAGTGTGCGGCCGGGTTGTCGGACTCGGCCGTGCCGGTGCGCGTTGGCGAGGAGCTCGTCGCTTTCTTGCAAACCGGCCAGGTGCTGCTGCGCAAGCCGACCGCCGCCCAACTACGCAAGCTGACGGGACTGTTGGCGCGGTTCGGCGTCGAGGCGGACCTGCCGCAGTTCGCGGCCGCCTACGGGCGGAGCCGCGTGGTCCCGCCCAAGCAATACCAGTCCATCCTCCAGCTCCTCACCATTTTTGCCCAGCACCTCGGCGCGCTCAGCAACCAGCTCGCGGTGCAGGAGGAGGCGCGCGAGGCGCCCGCGATCGGCCGGGCCCGGGCCTACATCACGGAACACCACGCCGCGGAGATGTCGCTCACGCAGGTCGCCACGGCCGTCAACATGAGCGCCTTTTATTTCTGCAAGAGCTTCCGCAAGGCGACCGGCCTGACGTTCACCGATTACGTGGCCCGCGTGCGGGTGGAGAAGGTCAAGGAGTTGCTGCTCAACCCCAACAAGCGCGTGAGCGAGGCCGCCTACGAGGCCGGGTTCCAGTCGCTCTCGCAGTTCAACCGGGTCTTCCGCCGCGTCGCCGGCGAACCGCCCTCGGCCTATCGTGGGAAGCTCGGCTAG
- the cybH gene encoding Ni/Fe-hydrogenase, b-type cytochrome subunit: MNASHDYQRVYVWEQPVRWFHWINAASITALGVTGWLIAHPPGLLNSGEASGSFWFGWVRFVHFAVGYVFLANFVFRIYWAFAGNKYASWRNFLPLRKTQIRQVWNVLKVDILQSSDQPVHTLGHNSVAYFTYAVTGLLTVFQIASGFALYASMSSSPFPQLFAWLVPLFGSEQNLRLFHFAALWAFIVFTVIHVYLVFYHDYVEGHGVLSSIVGGWKFMEKHKIADAEATGLSGLPARQKEPVTPPANPKPIL, encoded by the coding sequence ATGAACGCCTCCCATGATTACCAACGCGTCTATGTCTGGGAACAGCCGGTGCGCTGGTTCCACTGGATCAACGCCGCCAGCATCACCGCGCTCGGCGTCACCGGCTGGCTGATCGCGCACCCGCCGGGCCTGCTCAATTCCGGCGAGGCCTCGGGCAGTTTTTGGTTTGGCTGGGTGCGCTTCGTGCACTTCGCCGTGGGCTATGTGTTCCTGGCGAATTTCGTCTTCCGGATCTACTGGGCCTTCGCCGGCAACAAATACGCCAGCTGGCGGAATTTTCTGCCGCTGCGGAAGACGCAGATCCGCCAGGTCTGGAACGTGCTCAAGGTCGACATCCTGCAGTCGAGCGACCAGCCCGTGCACACGCTTGGCCACAACTCGGTGGCTTATTTCACGTATGCGGTCACCGGCCTGCTGACGGTCTTCCAGATCGCGTCCGGCTTCGCGCTCTACGCCTCGATGAGCTCGTCGCCCTTCCCGCAGCTGTTCGCCTGGCTCGTGCCGCTCTTCGGCAGCGAGCAGAACCTGCGTCTCTTCCACTTCGCGGCGCTGTGGGCCTTCATCGTCTTCACGGTCATCCATGTCTACCTCGTATTCTACCACGACTACGTCGAGGGCCACGGCGTGCTGTCGTCCATCGTCGGCGGCTGGAAGTTCATGGAGAAGCACAAGATTGCGGACGCGGAAGCCACCGGCCTGTCGGGGCTGCCCGCCCGGCAAAAGGAACCGGTCACACCGCCGGCGAACCCCAAACCCATCCTTTGA
- a CDS encoding response regulator transcription factor, whose translation MKRPPRKSTPSAPPPPTTAATRRRILLVDDHPFMRAGLAQLIERQPDLVVCGEASNPAEALQRLATGGIDLVLTDMTMPGRSGLDFLKDLLAQFPALPILVVSMHDEMVYAERALRAGARGYIMKEAGGENLLAAIRQIFSGQVYVSPRMAAQLLDSFSGRKAQGAGSPLGKLTDREFEVFQLVGHGRSTREIARQLGLSTKTVDVHRGNLKAKLELRDTTALVRHAVRWVETQGTGS comes from the coding sequence ATGAAACGCCCTCCTCGCAAATCCACGCCTTCCGCACCGCCACCGCCTACGACGGCGGCCACGCGCCGGCGCATCCTGCTCGTGGACGATCATCCCTTTATGCGGGCCGGCCTGGCCCAGTTGATCGAGCGGCAGCCCGACCTCGTGGTCTGCGGCGAAGCGAGCAACCCGGCCGAGGCGCTGCAGCGGCTGGCCACCGGCGGGATTGATCTGGTGCTCACCGACATGACCATGCCGGGCCGGAGTGGCCTCGACTTCCTCAAGGACCTGCTGGCCCAGTTTCCGGCGCTCCCCATTCTCGTCGTGTCCATGCATGACGAGATGGTCTACGCCGAGCGTGCGCTGCGCGCCGGGGCCCGCGGCTACATCATGAAGGAGGCCGGCGGGGAAAATCTCCTGGCGGCCATCCGGCAGATTTTCAGCGGCCAAGTCTACGTCAGCCCGCGCATGGCCGCGCAGCTGCTCGACAGTTTCTCCGGCCGGAAGGCGCAGGGCGCGGGCTCGCCGCTGGGGAAGCTGACCGACCGCGAGTTCGAGGTCTTCCAGCTGGTCGGCCACGGGCGGAGCACCCGCGAAATCGCGAGACAGCTCGGCCTGAGCACCAAGACGGTCGACGTGCACCGGGGCAATCTCAAGGCCAAGCTCGAATTGCGGGACACGACCGCGCTGGTCCGGCACGCCGTGCGCTGGGTCGAGACACAGGGCACCGGCAGCTAG
- a CDS encoding helix-turn-helix domain-containing protein has protein sequence METTTSPLPPTDSARREASEFVALLQASDIFRDYQRAFQSITGLPLALRAAGSYQPPMQGTKLGNPLCALLAGRNKTCAACLDLQQRLEQTACAQPGTAQCFAGLNESAVPIRLGEKIIAYLQTGQVLFHLPTAAESRQAARQAAALEPTLDRKEVSAAFRQSRVVARAQYDAILRLLAIFAQQLAALSNQLMVKQSLAEAPVITRARAYITAHLSEDLSLVQVSQAVGMSSFYFCKNFKKGTGLNFTEYLSRQRVEAVKQLLLNPYKRVSEAAYEAGFQSLSQFNRVFHRIVGESPSLYREQLHAPTRAASHHRLQACAA, from the coding sequence ATGGAAACCACGACTTCCCCTCTTCCCCCGACCGACAGCGCCCGGCGTGAAGCCTCCGAGTTCGTCGCCTTGCTCCAGGCCTCCGACATCTTCCGCGACTACCAGCGCGCCTTCCAGTCGATCACCGGCCTGCCCCTCGCGCTGCGCGCGGCCGGCTCCTATCAGCCGCCGATGCAGGGCACCAAGCTGGGCAACCCCCTCTGCGCCCTGCTGGCCGGCCGCAACAAGACCTGCGCCGCCTGCCTCGACCTGCAGCAGCGCCTCGAGCAAACCGCTTGCGCTCAGCCGGGCACGGCCCAGTGCTTTGCCGGCCTCAACGAGTCCGCCGTGCCGATCCGCCTCGGCGAAAAAATCATCGCCTATCTCCAGACCGGCCAGGTGCTGTTCCATCTGCCCACTGCCGCCGAATCCCGCCAGGCCGCCCGCCAGGCCGCCGCGCTGGAGCCCACCCTCGACCGGAAGGAGGTCAGCGCCGCCTTCCGGCAATCGCGCGTCGTCGCGCGCGCGCAATACGACGCCATCCTGCGGCTGCTGGCCATTTTCGCCCAGCAGCTCGCGGCCCTGAGCAACCAGCTCATGGTCAAGCAATCGCTCGCCGAGGCGCCGGTGATCACCCGGGCCCGCGCCTACATCACCGCGCACCTCTCCGAGGACCTCTCCCTCGTCCAGGTGTCGCAGGCGGTCGGCATGAGCTCGTTCTACTTCTGCAAGAACTTCAAGAAAGGCACGGGCCTCAACTTCACCGAGTATCTCTCCCGCCAGCGGGTCGAGGCCGTGAAGCAGCTGCTGCTCAATCCCTACAAGCGCGTGAGCGAGGCCGCCTACGAGGCCGGCTTCCAGTCCCTCTCCCAGTTCAACCGCGTTTTCCACCGCATCGTCGGCGAGTCCCCCTCCCTTTACCGCGAGCAGCTGCACGCCCCCACCCGGGCGGCGAGCCACCACCGGCTCCAGGCATGCGCGGCCTGA
- a CDS encoding GNAT family N-acetyltransferase produces MRGLTRARPVKSPAKQPTRRSPGTADALRRLRALAPGDESRLQEFFHSHTLDTIYERYGGLVATMTTERAHELVGVDQTRDCALAIFSRDGRTIHAVGRYCLDAAGDTAELAFVVRENQRHQGLGTTLLQQLIGTARNRGLKRLWAQVNTHNAAMLGIFRRHGFTIVPEPGIALVNATLVLPSPASPVRS; encoded by the coding sequence ATGCGCGGCCTGACCCGGGCGCGCCCCGTGAAATCACCGGCGAAACAGCCGACTCGCCGCTCGCCCGGCACCGCTGACGCGCTCCGGCGGTTGCGGGCCCTGGCGCCCGGCGATGAAAGCCGCCTGCAGGAGTTCTTCCACTCCCACACTTTGGACACGATCTACGAACGCTATGGCGGCCTGGTCGCCACCATGACCACGGAACGCGCCCACGAACTGGTCGGCGTCGACCAGACCCGCGACTGCGCCCTCGCCATTTTCTCCCGCGACGGCCGGACGATCCACGCGGTCGGCCGCTATTGCCTCGATGCCGCGGGCGACACGGCCGAGCTGGCCTTCGTGGTCCGGGAGAACCAGCGCCACCAGGGCCTGGGCACCACCCTGCTGCAGCAGCTGATCGGCACGGCCCGGAACCGCGGACTGAAGCGCCTCTGGGCCCAGGTGAACACCCACAACGCCGCGATGCTCGGCATCTTTCGCCGCCACGGCTTCACCATCGTCCCGGAACCCGGGATCGCCCTCGTGAACGCCACCCTGGTCCTGCCCTCCCCCGCGTCCCCCGTTCGCTCATGA